The proteins below are encoded in one region of Desulfuromonas acetexigens:
- the radA gene encoding DNA repair protein RadA translates to MKQKSIYTCQQCGYQSPKWLGKCPDCHQWNSLVEETLAVLKGKGKQTTAASGLPPQRLTEVQSSEDDRMRCGIGELDRVLGGGVVAGSFTLIGGDPGIGKSTLLLQAVDRLARVGTVLYVTAEESARQVKLRGERLGVAARDLFLLPETALETILDRVRELKPAFLVVDSIQTIFTAALDSAPGSVSQVRECAGRLMQVAKGDGIPTFIVGHVTKDGSIAGPRMLEHMVDTVLYFEGDPGHPYRILRAVKNRFGSTNEIGVFSMGEAGLAEVTNPSELFLAERPEGAAGSAVVPALEGSRPILVELQALVSGSSYGTPRRTTMGIDHNRVSLLVAVLEKKVGLSLLAQDIFLNVAGGVRLAEPAVDLGVMAALASSHLNKAIPARTILFGEVGLAGEVRAVSRPELRVKEAARLGFDRCLLPAGNLKNLEAPPGMELIGVRRAEEALDGLFE, encoded by the coding sequence TTGAAACAGAAATCCATCTATACCTGTCAGCAATGCGGTTATCAGAGTCCCAAGTGGCTCGGTAAATGCCCCGACTGTCACCAGTGGAACAGCCTGGTCGAAGAAACCCTGGCGGTGCTGAAAGGCAAGGGGAAACAGACGACCGCCGCCTCCGGCCTGCCCCCGCAACGCCTGACCGAGGTGCAAAGCAGCGAGGATGACCGCATGCGCTGCGGCATCGGCGAGCTCGACCGGGTGCTCGGCGGCGGCGTGGTGGCCGGGTCCTTCACCCTGATCGGCGGCGATCCCGGCATCGGCAAATCGACGCTGCTGTTGCAGGCCGTTGATCGGTTGGCCCGGGTCGGTACGGTGCTCTACGTCACCGCCGAGGAGTCGGCCCGCCAGGTCAAGCTACGCGGGGAACGACTCGGCGTCGCCGCCCGCGACCTCTTTCTGCTGCCGGAAACGGCGCTCGAAACAATCCTCGATCGGGTGCGCGAGCTCAAGCCGGCCTTTCTCGTCGTCGATTCGATCCAGACCATCTTTACCGCCGCCCTGGATTCGGCACCGGGGAGCGTCAGCCAGGTGCGGGAATGCGCCGGACGACTGATGCAGGTGGCCAAGGGGGACGGCATCCCGACCTTCATCGTCGGCCACGTGACCAAGGACGGCTCCATCGCCGGGCCGCGTATGCTCGAACACATGGTCGACACCGTCCTCTATTTCGAAGGAGATCCCGGCCATCCCTACCGGATTCTGCGGGCGGTGAAGAACCGTTTCGGCTCGACCAACGAAATCGGCGTCTTTTCCATGGGGGAAGCGGGGCTGGCCGAGGTCACCAACCCGTCGGAACTCTTTCTCGCCGAGCGTCCGGAAGGGGCCGCCGGTAGCGCCGTGGTCCCGGCCCTGGAGGGGAGCCGGCCGATCCTGGTGGAACTGCAGGCGCTGGTCTCCGGCTCCTCCTACGGCACGCCCCGGCGCACGACCATGGGCATCGACCACAACCGGGTTTCGCTGTTGGTGGCGGTGCTGGAAAAGAAGGTCGGTCTCTCGCTTTTGGCTCAGGATATTTTTCTCAACGTCGCCGGCGGGGTGCGTCTGGCCGAGCCCGCCGTCGATCTCGGGGTGATGGCGGCGCTGGCTTCGAGCCATCTCAATAAAGCGATCCCAGCCCGCACTATTCTTTTTGGCGAGGTTGGCCTGGCCGGCGAGGTGCGGGCCGTCTCCCGGCCGGAACTGCGGGTCAAGGAAGCGGCCCGGCTCGGTTTCGA